A single Nocardioides bizhenqiangii DNA region contains:
- a CDS encoding sensor histidine kinase, with the protein MSSLRSRIGWRRGELTLAAKVLLLQLAVIAFLLIAVGVLSIRQSNADFADDQGAQMRSVAEYVATLPGVRGQLQSVADGEAPASTNPQLLAPYVEQGVSLSSATDVMVVSLDGVVLAATDPSRVGDQADLGDSDGLEGRGWTGDVEPDGERAVAHHAPILSEVDGSLLGIVAAEQTYPSVADQVATAAPDLALFLGLGALLGLAGTWVVSRMVRRSTRGLGTTELANLADHREALLHAIREGVVGVGTDGRVTVMNDAARATLGLEHDPDPVGRPVADLGLDPHVVALLTGQGDDIHDALALVGTRAVVFNRGSASTGGRGIGTVTTLRDRTELVSLQNQLSSNLSITDTLRAQTHEFDNRLHTISGLVQLEEYDEVAALVGTLTRHRADVSERVSKRLLDPAVAALVIAKDAVADERGVTLELDPGSRLPALPPDEVADLTTVLGNLVDNAVDAAAGSEDPLVELWILADGDTVHVRVRDNGPGVPEDLRDAIFVRGFSTKPEVLGGRGIGLPLVRLICAQRGGSVTVDAADTGGAEFLVTMPINRQDGEP; encoded by the coding sequence TCTCCGGAGCCGGATCGGCTGGCGGCGGGGCGAGCTCACCCTGGCCGCGAAGGTGCTGCTGCTGCAGCTGGCGGTGATCGCCTTCCTGCTGATCGCGGTCGGAGTGCTCAGCATCCGGCAGTCCAACGCCGACTTCGCCGACGACCAGGGCGCCCAGATGCGCTCGGTGGCCGAGTACGTCGCCACCCTGCCCGGCGTCCGCGGTCAGCTGCAGAGCGTGGCGGACGGCGAGGCCCCGGCCAGCACCAACCCGCAGCTGCTGGCGCCGTACGTCGAACAAGGCGTCAGCCTCTCCAGCGCGACCGACGTCATGGTGGTGTCCCTGGACGGGGTCGTGCTGGCGGCGACCGACCCGAGCCGGGTCGGTGACCAGGCGGACCTCGGCGACAGCGACGGGCTCGAGGGCCGGGGCTGGACCGGTGACGTCGAGCCCGACGGCGAGCGGGCCGTGGCTCACCACGCGCCGATCCTCTCCGAGGTGGACGGCTCGTTGCTCGGCATCGTCGCGGCCGAGCAGACCTATCCGTCGGTGGCCGACCAGGTCGCCACAGCGGCTCCGGACCTCGCGCTCTTCCTCGGCCTCGGCGCGCTCCTGGGCCTTGCCGGGACCTGGGTGGTGTCGCGGATGGTGCGCCGTTCGACGCGCGGGCTGGGCACCACCGAGCTGGCCAACCTCGCCGACCACCGCGAGGCGCTGCTGCACGCGATCCGGGAGGGCGTCGTGGGCGTCGGCACCGACGGCCGGGTGACGGTCATGAACGACGCTGCCCGCGCGACCCTCGGTCTCGAGCACGACCCCGACCCGGTGGGCCGCCCGGTCGCGGACCTCGGCCTGGACCCGCACGTGGTCGCATTGCTGACCGGTCAGGGCGACGACATCCACGACGCGTTGGCGCTGGTGGGCACGCGTGCGGTCGTCTTCAACCGCGGGAGCGCGTCGACCGGCGGACGCGGGATCGGCACCGTCACCACCCTGCGCGACCGCACCGAGCTGGTGTCGCTGCAGAACCAGCTGAGCTCCAACCTCTCCATCACCGACACCCTGCGGGCGCAGACCCACGAGTTCGACAACCGGCTGCACACGATCTCCGGACTGGTCCAGCTGGAGGAGTACGACGAGGTCGCCGCGCTCGTCGGCACCCTGACCCGCCACCGCGCCGACGTGAGCGAGCGCGTCTCGAAGCGACTGCTCGACCCGGCCGTGGCCGCCCTCGTCATCGCCAAGGACGCCGTGGCCGACGAGCGCGGCGTCACGCTCGAGCTCGACCCCGGCTCGCGGCTCCCCGCGCTCCCGCCCGACGAGGTCGCCGACCTGACGACGGTGCTGGGCAACCTGGTCGACAACGCGGTCGACGCCGCTGCCGGGTCGGAGGATCCGCTCGTCGAGCTGTGGATCCTGGCCGACGGCGACACGGTGCACGTCCGGGTGCGCGACAACGGGCCCGGCGTGCCGGAGGACCTGCGGGACGCGATCTTCGTCCGAGGGTTCTCGACCAAGCCCGAGGTGCTCGGCGGCCGCGGGATCGGACTGCCGCTGGTGCGCCTGATCTGCGCCCAGCGAGGCGGCTCCGTGACCGTCGACGCGGCCGACACGGGTGGCGCGGAGTTCCTGGTGACGATGCCGATCAACCGCCAGGATGGCGAGCCATGA
- a CDS encoding response regulator gives MIRVLVVDDDFMVARIHTAFVERTEGFEVVGTARTGAEALDLAASLAPDLVLLDVHLPDTSGLDVLEQLRAQGRGVAVVMVTAERGAAAVRAALHGGAMQYLVKPFEYDDLADRLRRVAAALASLPEGAEGHVDQAAIDQAFGAGRSAVDVPPVLPKGLSPETADLVLAAARAAEEISASEAAEALGLSRVTARRYLEHFVDTGAAEVRLQYGGTGRPERRYRVRVMTR, from the coding sequence ATGATCCGGGTGCTGGTCGTCGACGACGACTTCATGGTCGCGCGGATCCACACCGCGTTCGTCGAGCGCACCGAGGGGTTCGAGGTCGTCGGCACCGCCCGCACCGGCGCGGAGGCGCTCGACCTGGCGGCCTCGCTCGCGCCCGACCTGGTGCTGCTCGACGTCCACCTCCCCGACACGTCCGGTCTCGACGTGCTCGAGCAGCTCCGCGCCCAAGGGCGCGGCGTCGCGGTGGTGATGGTGACCGCCGAGCGGGGCGCGGCGGCGGTCCGGGCCGCGCTGCACGGCGGGGCCATGCAGTACCTGGTCAAGCCGTTCGAGTACGACGACCTGGCCGACCGGCTGCGCCGCGTCGCCGCCGCGCTGGCCAGCCTCCCCGAGGGGGCGGAGGGGCACGTCGACCAGGCCGCGATCGACCAGGCGTTCGGCGCCGGCCGGTCCGCGGTCGACGTACCACCGGTGCTGCCGAAGGGACTCAGCCCCGAGACCGCCGACCTCGTCCTCGCCGCCGCCCGCGCCGCCGAGGAGATCTCCGCGTCCGAGGCCGCGGAGGCGCTCGGGCTCTCGCGGGTCACCGCCCGGCGCTATCTCGAGCACTTCGTCGACACCGGCGCGGCCGAGGTGCGGCTGCAGTACGGCGGGACCGGGCGACCGGAGCGTCGCTACCGTGTCCGGGTGATGACGCGATGA
- a CDS encoding sugar O-acetyltransferase, which yields MTAAGDERSMKERMLAGDLYITDAEILADQVLSQDLMAAYNATAPGEGDRRRQLLEELLGSVGEQVEIRPPFYIDYGSRITIGSRCFANFGLTALDVAPITIGDDVQIGPYVQLLTPTHPVDAEQRRDKWESAQPITIGDNVWLGGGVIVLPGVTIGADTVVGAGSVVTKDLPAGVLALGNPARVIRSLDD from the coding sequence ATGACCGCTGCGGGTGACGAGCGCAGCATGAAGGAGCGGATGCTCGCGGGTGACCTCTACATCACCGACGCCGAGATCCTCGCCGACCAGGTCCTGTCGCAGGACCTGATGGCGGCGTACAACGCGACCGCGCCCGGCGAGGGCGACCGTCGCCGGCAGCTGCTCGAGGAGCTGCTCGGTTCGGTGGGGGAGCAGGTCGAGATCCGACCGCCGTTCTACATCGACTACGGCTCCCGGATCACGATCGGCAGCCGTTGCTTCGCCAACTTCGGCCTGACCGCTCTCGACGTCGCACCGATCACGATCGGCGACGACGTCCAGATCGGGCCCTACGTCCAGCTGCTCACGCCGACCCACCCGGTCGACGCCGAGCAGCGGCGCGACAAGTGGGAGAGCGCCCAGCCGATCACGATCGGCGACAACGTGTGGCTCGGCGGCGGAGTGATCGTGCTGCCCGGCGTCACGATCGGCGCCGACACGGTGGTCGGTGCCGGATCCGTCGTGACCAAGGACCTGCCGGCCGGCGTCCTCGCGCTCGGCAACCCCGCGCGAGTGATCCGCTCGCTGGACGACTGA
- a CDS encoding acyl-CoA desaturase, producing the protein MSAIDQADQADRADRADQRASTAAERVTLGEDVQSLRERIALASFIGLPFVAFLVAIPVAWGGWLGWSDVVITVVMYGLTLHGVTVGYHRLFTHKSFKPNRPVKVVLAVLGSMAIEGPVIRWVADHRKHHKFSDREGDPHSPWRYGTSLRGLTKGFLWAHMGWLFDAEQTPIDKYAPDLAKDQDLVRISRMFWMWVMVSILLPPVAGFLLTWSWQGAVTAFFWGTVVRIGLLHHVTWSINSICHVVGERPFRSRDRSGNVWWLAIPSGGESWHNLHHADPTSARHGVKRWQLDTSARIIWILEKLGWVREVRWPSPERLAAKAVPPQTG; encoded by the coding sequence ATGAGCGCGATCGACCAGGCAGACCAGGCGGACCGGGCAGACCGGGCAGACCAGAGGGCATCGACAGCCGCCGAGCGGGTGACGCTCGGCGAGGACGTACAGTCGCTGCGCGAGCGGATCGCGCTCGCGTCCTTCATCGGCCTGCCGTTCGTGGCGTTCCTGGTCGCGATCCCCGTCGCCTGGGGCGGGTGGCTCGGCTGGAGCGACGTCGTCATCACCGTCGTGATGTACGGGCTCACCCTGCACGGCGTCACCGTCGGCTACCACCGGCTCTTCACGCACAAGTCGTTCAAGCCCAACCGCCCCGTCAAGGTCGTGCTCGCGGTCCTCGGCTCGATGGCGATCGAAGGTCCCGTCATCCGGTGGGTCGCCGACCACCGCAAGCACCACAAGTTCTCCGACCGCGAGGGTGACCCGCACTCGCCGTGGCGCTACGGCACCTCGTTGCGCGGCCTCACCAAGGGCTTCCTGTGGGCGCACATGGGATGGCTGTTCGACGCCGAGCAGACCCCGATCGACAAGTACGCGCCCGACCTCGCCAAGGACCAGGACCTGGTCCGGATCTCCCGCATGTTCTGGATGTGGGTGATGGTCTCGATCCTGTTGCCGCCGGTCGCCGGCTTCCTGCTGACCTGGTCGTGGCAGGGCGCGGTGACGGCCTTCTTCTGGGGCACGGTGGTCCGGATCGGACTGCTCCACCACGTCACGTGGTCGATCAACTCGATCTGCCACGTCGTCGGCGAGCGGCCGTTCCGCTCACGCGACCGCTCCGGCAACGTCTGGTGGCTCGCGATCCCGTCCGGCGGCGAGTCGTGGCACAACCTCCACCACGCCGACCCCACCAGCGCCCGGCACGGCGTGAAGCGCTGGCAGCTCGACACCTCGGCGCGGATCATCTGGATCCTCGAGAAGCTCGGCTGGGTGCGCGAGGTGCGCTGGCCGTCGCCCGAGCGGCTGGCCGCCAAGGCCGTGCCCCCTCAGACCGGCTGA
- a CDS encoding M67 family metallopeptidase translates to MLTIAQATYDAIVAHAKRDHPVEACGIVAGPEGSDRPERFIEMVNAAGSPTFYEYDSTDLLQLYREMDQRGEEPVVIYHSHSATEAYPSVTDINLASEPGAHYVLVGTREHGNNEGPVEFRSYRIVDGQVTEEEVAVVPTLSAEATEAAG, encoded by the coding sequence GTGCTGACCATCGCCCAGGCGACGTACGACGCCATCGTCGCCCACGCCAAGCGGGACCACCCCGTCGAGGCGTGCGGCATCGTCGCCGGCCCGGAGGGGAGCGACCGGCCGGAGCGCTTCATCGAGATGGTGAACGCCGCCGGCAGCCCGACCTTCTACGAGTACGACTCGACCGACCTGCTCCAGCTCTACCGGGAGATGGACCAGCGCGGTGAGGAGCCGGTGGTGATCTACCACTCGCACTCCGCGACCGAGGCCTACCCGAGCGTCACCGACATCAACCTGGCCAGCGAGCCCGGCGCCCACTATGTGCTCGTCGGCACTCGCGAGCACGGGAATAACGAGGGTCCGGTGGAGTTCAGGTCCTACAGGATCGTCGACGGCCAGGTGACCGAGGAAGAGGTCGCGGTCGTCCCCACGCTCAGCGCCGAGGCCACCGAAGCCGCCGGCTGA
- a CDS encoding MoaD/ThiS family protein: MAIEVRIPTILRTYTGGEKAVTAEGASLSALIDSLESDHPGIKDRLVEAKDGAVDLRRFINVYVNDEDVRFIGGLDAEISDGDQVVVLPAVAGG; encoded by the coding sequence ATGGCCATCGAGGTCCGGATCCCGACCATCCTGCGCACCTACACCGGCGGGGAGAAGGCGGTCACCGCCGAAGGTGCCAGCCTGAGCGCGCTGATCGACTCGCTCGAGTCCGACCACCCCGGCATCAAGGACCGGTTGGTCGAAGCCAAGGACGGCGCCGTCGACCTGCGCCGTTTCATCAACGTCTACGTCAACGACGAGGACGTGCGGTTCATCGGCGGTCTGGACGCCGAGATCAGCGACGGCGACCAGGTCGTCGTGCTCCCGGCTGTCGCCGGCGGATAG
- a CDS encoding PLP-dependent cysteine synthase family protein, giving the protein MVRYDSLLASVGNTPLVGLPSLSPTPDVRIWAKLEDRNPTGSIKDRPALRMVEDAEKAGTLRPGCTILEPTSGNTGISLAMAAKLKGYRCVFVMPENTSEERRQLLRMWGAEIVSSPAAGGSNEAVRVAKQISSEHPDWVMLYQYGNDANALAHEEGTGPEILADLPSITHFVAGLGTTGTLMGVSRFFRKAKPEVKIVAAEPRYGELVYGLRNLDEGFVPELYDETLIDSRFSVGPRDAVRRVRELLELEGIFAGISTGAILHAALGQAAKAIKAGESADIAFVVADGGWKYLSTGAYEGTIDDAEDRLEGQLWA; this is encoded by the coding sequence ATGGTCCGCTACGACAGCCTCCTCGCGTCGGTCGGCAACACGCCGCTCGTCGGACTGCCAAGTCTGTCGCCGACCCCCGACGTACGGATCTGGGCCAAGCTCGAGGACCGCAACCCGACCGGATCGATCAAGGACCGCCCGGCCCTGCGCATGGTCGAGGACGCCGAGAAGGCCGGCACCCTCCGCCCCGGCTGCACGATCCTCGAGCCGACGTCCGGCAACACCGGCATCTCGCTGGCGATGGCGGCCAAGCTCAAGGGCTACCGGTGCGTCTTCGTGATGCCCGAGAACACGAGCGAGGAGCGGCGCCAGCTGCTGCGGATGTGGGGCGCGGAGATCGTCTCGAGCCCGGCTGCCGGCGGCTCCAACGAGGCGGTCCGCGTCGCCAAGCAGATCTCGTCGGAACACCCCGACTGGGTGATGCTCTACCAGTACGGCAACGACGCCAACGCGCTCGCGCACGAGGAGGGCACCGGCCCCGAGATCCTCGCCGACCTTCCCTCGATCACCCACTTCGTCGCCGGCCTCGGCACCACCGGCACCCTCATGGGTGTCTCGCGGTTCTTCCGCAAGGCCAAGCCCGAGGTCAAGATCGTCGCCGCCGAGCCGCGGTACGGCGAGCTGGTCTACGGCCTGCGCAACCTCGACGAGGGCTTCGTGCCCGAGCTCTACGACGAGACGCTGATCGACTCCCGGTTCTCGGTCGGACCACGCGACGCCGTACGCCGGGTCCGTGAGCTGCTCGAGCTCGAGGGCATCTTCGCCGGCATCTCGACCGGCGCGATCCTCCATGCCGCGCTCGGCCAGGCCGCCAAGGCGATCAAGGCCGGCGAGTCCGCCGACATCGCGTTCGTGGTCGCCGACGGCGGCTGGAAGTACCTCTCCACCGGCGCCTACGAAGGCACCATCGACGACGCCGAGGACCGGCTCGAGGGCCAGCTCTGGGCGTAG
- a CDS encoding GIY-YIG nuclease family protein, with protein sequence MPYLYILECSDGTYYTGSTFNLERRFVQHNEGTGARYTARRRPVRLIWFAEFASVRDAYLLEKKLQGWSHPKKKAFVEGRFGDLPELARCRTGPDLRT encoded by the coding sequence ATGCCCTACCTCTACATTCTCGAATGTTCCGACGGCACCTACTACACCGGCAGCACGTTCAACCTCGAACGACGCTTCGTCCAGCACAACGAAGGCACCGGAGCCCGCTATACCGCCCGACGCAGACCGGTCCGGTTGATCTGGTTCGCAGAGTTCGCGAGCGTCCGCGACGCCTACCTGCTGGAGAAGAAGCTTCAGGGCTGGAGCCATCCGAAGAAGAAGGCGTTCGTCGAGGGGCGGTTCGGCGACCTGCCAGAGCTAGCCAGGTGCCGCACCGGTCCGGACCTGCGTACCTGA